The following are from one region of the Streptomyces changanensis genome:
- a CDS encoding ANTAR domain-containing response regulator, whose product MTAPESPQPPVADDDTSHVPPLTTRVVIAEDEALIRLDLKEMLEEEGYSVVGEAGDGARAVELAREHRPDLVILDVKMPVLDGISAAEKIAGESIAPVLMLTAFSQRELVERARDAGAMAYLVKPFSKSDVVPAIEMAVSRFAELRALEKEVADLAQRLETRKLVDRAKSILQTQYGLSEPAAFRWIQKTSMDRRMSMQQVAEAVIEDAEEKKAAKGQ is encoded by the coding sequence GTGACCGCCCCCGAGTCGCCCCAGCCGCCCGTCGCCGACGACGACACGTCGCACGTCCCGCCGCTGACGACCCGCGTCGTCATCGCCGAGGACGAGGCCCTCATCCGCCTCGACCTCAAGGAGATGCTGGAGGAGGAGGGGTACTCCGTCGTCGGTGAGGCCGGAGACGGCGCGCGGGCCGTGGAGCTCGCCCGCGAGCACCGCCCCGACCTGGTGATCCTCGACGTGAAGATGCCCGTGCTCGACGGCATCTCGGCCGCCGAGAAGATCGCCGGCGAGTCGATCGCCCCGGTGCTGATGCTGACCGCCTTCTCCCAGCGGGAGCTGGTGGAGCGGGCGCGCGACGCGGGCGCGATGGCGTACCTCGTGAAGCCGTTCAGCAAGAGCGACGTGGTCCCGGCGATCGAGATGGCGGTGTCGCGGTTCGCGGAGCTGCGGGCGCTGGAGAAGGAGGTCGCGGACCTCGCGCAGCGCCTGGAGACGCGCAAGCTGGTGGACCGCGCGAAGAGCATCCTGCAGACGCAGTACGGGCTGTCGGAGCCCGCGGCGTTCCGGTGGATCCAGAAGACGTCGATGGACCGCCGCATGTCCATGCAGCAGGTGGCCGAGGCCGTCATCGAGGACGCCGAGGAGAAGAAGGCCGCGAAGGGTCAGTGA
- a CDS encoding branched-chain amino acid ABC transporter permease, with translation MSAVDSSVKDVASAASRLRRTAWYQQPRFTRLWALLALGVLLALVTGEQGNTRDIFFSIESSLLGPHLWVCLGLTVAVWALREFAGEPIKGAVGQARSATGGPVGALRDRFQGDRRLRWGLMGLALVLALVVPSMLSRTWQTVLVDQIAIFALLAIGLNVVIGWAGLLDLGFFAFFAVGAYSTAFWTGRLPIEPPVVLNPFWVIPIAVVTCLVTGLLLGAPTLRLRGDYLAIVTLGFHEIIYLVAKNADGVTGGPQGARLIPDFSFDFAGIAYKWSIKPLPYWYLLVFFIVLVIILFSRLEHSRVGRAWTAIREDEIAAAANGVDTVRFKLMAFAIGASTSGVAGVIFTSKYGYINPEVFPLLQSILILAYVIFGGMGSIPGVLMGAAALVWLPEALKDYVDPSDRYMYLGALLVIMMIYRPQGIWPSRRRQRELKLAEEGLGDADAMSEPAGGKVR, from the coding sequence GTGAGCGCGGTGGATTCTTCCGTGAAGGACGTGGCGTCCGCGGCGAGCAGGCTCCGTCGTACGGCGTGGTACCAGCAGCCCCGGTTCACGCGGCTGTGGGCGCTGCTGGCGCTCGGTGTCCTGCTGGCGCTGGTCACCGGCGAGCAGGGCAACACGCGGGACATCTTCTTCTCGATCGAGAGCTCCCTGCTGGGGCCGCACTTGTGGGTGTGCCTCGGTCTCACGGTGGCCGTGTGGGCGCTGCGCGAGTTCGCGGGCGAGCCCATCAAGGGCGCCGTCGGCCAGGCCCGGTCGGCCACGGGCGGCCCGGTCGGCGCGCTGCGCGACCGGTTCCAGGGCGACCGGCGGCTGCGCTGGGGCCTCATGGGGCTCGCGCTGGTGTTGGCCCTCGTCGTCCCGTCGATGCTGTCGCGGACGTGGCAGACGGTCCTGGTCGACCAGATCGCGATCTTCGCGTTGCTGGCCATCGGCCTGAACGTCGTGATCGGCTGGGCGGGCCTGCTGGACCTGGGCTTCTTCGCCTTCTTCGCGGTGGGCGCCTACTCGACGGCGTTCTGGACGGGGCGTCTGCCCATCGAGCCGCCCGTCGTGCTGAACCCGTTCTGGGTCATCCCCATCGCGGTGGTCACCTGCCTGGTCACCGGCTTGCTGCTCGGCGCGCCGACGCTGCGGCTGCGGGGTGACTACCTGGCGATCGTGACGCTCGGTTTCCACGAGATCATCTACCTGGTGGCGAAGAACGCCGACGGCGTGACGGGCGGCCCGCAGGGCGCCCGCCTCATCCCGGACTTCTCGTTCGACTTCGCGGGCATCGCCTACAAGTGGTCGATCAAGCCGCTGCCGTACTGGTACCTGCTGGTCTTCTTCATCGTGCTGGTGATCATCCTCTTCTCGCGGCTGGAGCACTCCCGGGTCGGCCGGGCGTGGACCGCGATCCGCGAGGACGAGATCGCGGCGGCCGCGAACGGCGTCGACACCGTGCGGTTCAAGCTGATGGCCTTCGCGATCGGCGCGTCCACCTCGGGCGTGGCCGGCGTGATCTTCACCAGCAAGTACGGCTACATCAACCCCGAGGTGTTCCCGCTGCTCCAGTCGATCCTGATCCTGGCGTACGTGATCTTCGGCGGGATGGGATCGATCCCGGGCGTGCTGATGGGCGCGGCCGCCCTGGTGTGGCTGCCGGAGGCGCTGAAGGACTACGTGGACCCGTCCGACCGGTACATGTACCTGGGCGCCCTGCTCGTGATCATGATGATTTACCGGCCCCAGGGCATCTGGCCGTCCCGCCGCCGTCAGCGAGAGCTGAAGCTGGCGGAGGAGGGCCTCGGTGACGCGGACGCGATGTCCGAGCCGGCGGGAGGCAAGGTCCGATGA
- a CDS encoding branched-chain amino acid ABC transporter permease — protein MSLQEFWDYLVLGVMLGSLYAVIAIGYTLVYGVLQLINFAHSEVFMLGAYGSLIVLQLVNPGDNPSALASIGFVALAMAGSALFGGVTAYGLEKVAYRPLRRRGAPRLIFLITAIGASFFLYNLAGKLFGRDPVTLPEMYDNHAVFSLFGAGVNVTQMLQFLTAVVMMVGLDLLVNRTKLGKGIRAVAQDAEVASLMGVDIDRVISRTFVIGGVLGGVAGFLFANLNQVSYTMGFIPGITAFAAAVVGGIGNIRGAMAGGVLIGVVETMTVPLLGDEWRSVSAMVVLILVLMFRPMGILGKQVGRAA, from the coding sequence ATGTCCCTCCAGGAGTTCTGGGACTACCTCGTCCTAGGTGTGATGCTCGGCTCGCTGTACGCCGTCATCGCCATCGGCTACACCCTCGTCTACGGCGTCCTCCAGCTGATCAACTTCGCGCACAGCGAGGTCTTCATGCTCGGCGCCTACGGCAGCCTCATCGTCCTCCAGCTGGTGAACCCGGGGGACAACCCCTCGGCACTGGCCTCCATCGGCTTCGTCGCCCTGGCCATGGCCGGCTCCGCCCTCTTCGGCGGCGTGACCGCCTACGGCCTGGAGAAGGTGGCCTACCGGCCGCTGCGCCGCCGGGGCGCGCCCCGCCTGATCTTCCTCATCACCGCGATCGGGGCCTCCTTCTTCCTCTACAACCTCGCCGGCAAGCTCTTCGGGCGCGACCCCGTGACGCTGCCGGAGATGTACGACAACCACGCCGTGTTCAGCCTCTTCGGCGCCGGTGTGAACGTCACCCAGATGCTCCAGTTCCTCACCGCCGTCGTCATGATGGTCGGCCTCGACCTGCTGGTGAACCGCACCAAGCTCGGCAAGGGCATCCGGGCGGTCGCCCAGGACGCCGAGGTCGCCTCCCTCATGGGCGTGGACATCGACCGGGTCATCTCCCGGACCTTCGTCATCGGCGGCGTGCTCGGCGGTGTCGCCGGCTTCCTCTTCGCCAACCTCAACCAGGTCTCGTACACCATGGGCTTCATCCCCGGCATCACCGCGTTCGCCGCGGCCGTCGTCGGCGGCATCGGCAACATCCGCGGCGCGATGGCCGGCGGCGTGCTGATCGGCGTGGTCGAGACGATGACCGTGCCGCTCCTGGGCGACGAGTGGCGCAGCGTCTCCGCCATGGTCGTCCTGATTCTCGTGCTGATGTTCCGTCCGATGGGCATCCTCGGCAAGCAAGTGGGGAGGGCGGCGTGA
- a CDS encoding branched-chain amino acid ABC transporter substrate-binding protein, with protein MLNKTLVRLAVPAVVGALALTGCSDSGSDGDTLKIAFQGPLSGDNVALGENMQNGVKLAIDQANAKGDLDVKLEYVAADDQGLPDKATAAAQKAIDDESVVAVVGPAFSGPTNTASPLYTEAGLVTVSPSATNPNLTDPKNGFESLLRGVPNDSQQGAAMATYYAKKLKAKKVYLLDDKTDYGTGLAAVAEKNLKAAGVQIVRKAVPQKTPDYSATAKDVVNSKADALIYAGYYQDAAPFAKKLKEAGYKGAAISGDGTNDVKFIELAGDASENWFLTCPCTDATVEAGTKKFAADYQKAFNRAPGTYSAEAYDITNMIIEQIKGLKGDVQREALRDALAKASYKGLTKTFSFDENGEFKGTDVYLYQVKGGKIAYQGNVNELVG; from the coding sequence GTGCTGAACAAAACCCTCGTCAGACTTGCTGTTCCAGCGGTCGTCGGCGCCCTCGCGCTGACCGGTTGCAGCGATTCGGGCAGCGACGGTGACACCCTCAAGATCGCTTTCCAGGGGCCGCTGTCCGGCGACAACGTCGCCCTCGGCGAGAACATGCAGAACGGTGTGAAACTGGCCATCGACCAGGCGAACGCCAAGGGTGATCTGGACGTCAAGCTGGAGTACGTGGCGGCGGACGACCAGGGACTTCCCGACAAGGCCACGGCCGCCGCGCAGAAGGCCATCGACGACGAGAGCGTCGTCGCGGTCGTCGGCCCCGCCTTCTCCGGCCCCACGAACACCGCCTCCCCCCTCTACACCGAGGCCGGCCTCGTGACGGTGTCGCCGTCTGCGACCAACCCGAACCTCACGGATCCCAAGAACGGCTTCGAGAGCCTGCTGCGCGGCGTCCCCAACGACAGCCAGCAGGGTGCCGCGATGGCGACCTACTACGCCAAGAAGCTGAAGGCGAAGAAGGTCTACCTGCTCGACGACAAGACGGACTACGGCACCGGCCTCGCGGCCGTCGCCGAGAAGAACCTCAAGGCCGCCGGCGTGCAGATCGTCCGCAAGGCCGTCCCGCAGAAGACGCCGGACTACAGCGCCACGGCCAAGGACGTCGTCAACTCCAAGGCCGACGCCCTCATCTACGCCGGCTACTACCAGGACGCCGCGCCGTTCGCCAAGAAGCTGAAGGAGGCCGGCTACAAGGGCGCCGCGATCTCCGGTGACGGCACCAACGACGTCAAGTTCATCGAGCTGGCCGGCGACGCGTCGGAGAACTGGTTCCTCACCTGCCCCTGCACCGACGCCACGGTCGAGGCCGGGACGAAGAAGTTCGCCGCCGACTACCAGAAGGCGTTCAACCGGGCCCCCGGTACGTACTCCGCCGAGGCGTACGACATTACCAACATGATCATCGAGCAGATCAAGGGCCTGAAGGGCGACGTCCAGCGCGAGGCGCTGCGCGACGCGCTGGCCAAGGCCTCCTACAAGGGCCTGACCAAGACCTTCTCCTTCGACGAGAACGGCGAGTTCAAGGGTACGGACGTGTACCTGTACCAGGTCAAGGGCGGCAAGATCGCCTACCAGGGCAACGTCAACGAGCTGGTCGGCTGA